In Brachyspira pilosicoli, the genomic window ATTATCAATGTACAGGTTATCATGAAGCTCCTACTTTAAGACAGCTTTTAGGTTTAAAACCTATAAAAGAATTTGAAGAATGGCTTGAAAATATGGGTATATGGAAGAATGGCAGACTTACAGATATAGCTGGTGATGCCTCTATATTTATGAAATAATATATAGGAGTTATAATATGCAAGAAGCAGAACTTGAATTATTGATAAAAAAAGTATTATCTAATATGGATATTAATAATGTATCTAAAAATTCTGTAACAAACAATAATGTGTCTTCTAATTCATCTTCATCATTTGCAGATGATTCTCCTTTAGAAGATTTGGGTGATATGGATTTCAAAAAAGAAATGAGAGTTCCTAATCCGCAGAATTTAGATATGTATATGAAACTTAAGCAAGCTACTCCTGGAAGAATAGGTATTTGGAGATCAGGTCCTAGATATACTACTAGGACTATGCTTAGATTTAGAGCAGACCATGCTACAGCACAAGATACAGTGTTTAAAGATGTTCCTGAAGAATTTATTAAAGAAAATGGATGGTGGTCTGTACAAACTAGATGTACAAGTAAAGATATGTTTTTGACACGTCCTGACCTTGGAAGAAGACTTAATGAAGAAGGTGTGAAGATGGTTCAGGAGAAATGTCAAAAAAGTCCGAAAGTTGAGATATATGTAGCTGATGGGTTATCATCAATGGCTGTAATGACAAATGCTAAAACAACTCTTCAGTCTATAGAGCAGTCTTTAAAATCATATAATTTAACTATAGGTACACCATTTTTTGTTAGATACGGTAGAGTTGGTGTAATGGATGAAATAGGAGAATTATTGGATGCTGATGTTGTTTGTACTTTAATAGGTGAAAGACCTGGATTGATAACAGATGAGAGTATGAGTTGTTATATGGCTTATAGACCAACTATAGGAATGCCTGAAAGTAGAAGAACAGTTGTTTCTAATATACATTCTGGCGGTATGCCTGCTTTAGAAGCTGGTGCTTATATAGCAGATCTTGTGAAAAAAATGTTAGAACAAAAAGTTAGTGGTATAGAATTAAAATAAAGGAGTTCATTTTTATGAGAGATGATAGCATAAAAGTTAATATATTGGCAGTTAAAATGATAACTAATGTAGATAAATCCATGGCTGAACAATTTAAACTTGATGGCAGCTATAAAAGTTTAGGTTTAATAACTACCGATTGTGATGATGTAGGATATACAGCTATAGATGAAGCTACAAAAAAAGCTGATGTTAAAGTTGCTTATGCACGTTCAATGTATGCTGGAGCATCTAATGCTAGTCAGAAGTATGCTGGAGAATTTATAGGTATATTAGCAGGGCCTTCACCAGCAGAAGTAAGAAGCGGATTAAATGCAGCAATAGATTTTATTAATTCAGGTGATGCTACATTTAAATCAGCTAATGAAGATGATTCTGTTGCATACTATGCTTATACAATTTCTAGAACAGGAAGTTATTTATCTGAACAGGCAGGTATAGCTTTAGGTTCTCCTTTAGCATATCTTGTTGCTCCTCCGCTTGAAGCTATGTATGCTATAGATGCAGCTTTGAAGGCAGCTGATGTTAAATTGGCTGTGTTTGGACCTCCTCCTTCAGAAACAAACTTTGCATCTGCATTTTTAACAGGTGAGCAATCTGCTTGTAAAGCTGCTTGTATGGCATTTGCTGAAGCTGTAAAATCAGTATGTTCTAATCCAACATTATTTTAATATTTAGGATTTCTGTGTATGGAATATGCTATAGGAATGATAGAAACTTATGGT contains:
- the eutL gene encoding ethanolamine utilization microcompartment protein EutL, whose product is MRDDSIKVNILAVKMITNVDKSMAEQFKLDGSYKSLGLITTDCDDVGYTAIDEATKKADVKVAYARSMYAGASNASQKYAGEFIGILAGPSPAEVRSGLNAAIDFINSGDATFKSANEDDSVAYYAYTISRTGSYLSEQAGIALGSPLAYLVAPPLEAMYAIDAALKAADVKLAVFGPPPSETNFASAFLTGEQSACKAACMAFAEAVKSVCSNPTLF
- the eutC gene encoding ethanolamine ammonia-lyase subunit EutC, which codes for MQEAELELLIKKVLSNMDINNVSKNSVTNNNVSSNSSSSFADDSPLEDLGDMDFKKEMRVPNPQNLDMYMKLKQATPGRIGIWRSGPRYTTRTMLRFRADHATAQDTVFKDVPEEFIKENGWWSVQTRCTSKDMFLTRPDLGRRLNEEGVKMVQEKCQKSPKVEIYVADGLSSMAVMTNAKTTLQSIEQSLKSYNLTIGTPFFVRYGRVGVMDEIGELLDADVVCTLIGERPGLITDESMSCYMAYRPTIGMPESRRTVVSNIHSGGMPALEAGAYIADLVKKMLEQKVSGIELK